In a genomic window of Pseudomonas mohnii:
- a CDS encoding BON domain-containing protein has product MTPNRLGLLALTLCLGISGCTSVVNASREAPIEDDRGTRTFGSKIDDSLIDTKVGVNIAKADPALDNDSHIVVTSFNGVVLLAGQTPRADLKAKAEQAAAAVQRVKTVHNELQILPPSGFLARQNDTWLTSKIKAQMLTDPNIPGSRIKVVTENGIVYLLGLLTKQEAAQATNLVQSVSGVQKIVKLFEYID; this is encoded by the coding sequence ATGACCCCTAATCGCCTCGGCCTACTGGCCCTGACCCTGTGCCTCGGCATCAGCGGCTGCACCTCTGTGGTGAATGCCAGCCGTGAAGCACCGATCGAAGATGACCGCGGCACCCGCACCTTCGGCAGCAAGATCGATGACTCGCTGATCGACACCAAGGTCGGGGTGAACATCGCCAAGGCCGATCCGGCCCTGGACAACGACTCGCATATCGTCGTCACCAGCTTCAACGGCGTGGTACTGCTTGCCGGGCAAACCCCGCGTGCCGACCTCAAGGCAAAGGCCGAACAGGCCGCTGCCGCCGTTCAGCGCGTGAAGACGGTCCACAACGAACTGCAGATCCTGCCACCCTCCGGTTTCCTTGCCCGCCAGAACGACACCTGGCTGACCTCCAAGATCAAGGCCCAGATGCTCACCGATCCGAACATCCCCGGCTCGCGCATCAAGGTTGTCACCGAGAACGGCATCGTCTACCTGCTGGGCCTTCTGACCAAACAGGAAGCCGCTCAGGCGACCAATTTGGTGCAAAGCGTTTCTGGCGTGCAGAAGATCGTCAAGCTGTTCGAATACATCGATTAA
- a CDS encoding ClpXP protease specificity-enhancing factor, whose product MNSSRPYLVRALYEWIVDNDCTPHMLVNSEYPSVQVPQGFASDGQIVLNVSPQAVRHLHMDNEAVSFEGRFGGVPHTLYVPIASILGIYARENGQGMVFDLESPMEDDEGLEPDDDIPPPDSEPPRPSGRPSLKVVK is encoded by the coding sequence ATGAACTCCAGTCGACCTTATCTGGTCCGTGCGCTCTATGAGTGGATTGTGGACAATGATTGCACCCCGCACATGCTGGTCAATTCCGAGTATCCGTCGGTGCAGGTGCCGCAGGGTTTTGCCAGTGATGGACAGATTGTCCTGAATGTATCGCCGCAAGCCGTGCGTCATTTGCACATGGATAACGAAGCGGTCAGTTTCGAGGGGCGCTTCGGCGGTGTACCACACACGCTGTACGTGCCTATCGCATCGATCCTGGGTATTTATGCCCGGGAGAATGGCCAGGGTATGGTGTTCGATCTGGAGTCGCCCATGGAAGACGATGAAGGGCTCGAGCCGGATGACGATATTCCGCCACCCGACAGCGAGCCGCCGCGTCCCAGCGGTCGACCTAGTTTGAAAGTGGTGAAATAA